In Actinotignum schaalii, the sequence GCTATAGAGATCAAGCATGGCTCCCCCTACTGATCCGCGCATCGTGGCCGAAGCCCTCAACGAATTGGCAGATACAGTCACATACATCATTAGCCACGGAAAAGATACTTTCCTTGCACGTTCAGCTGAGTCAGAACTGCTGTACCTTGCATCCTGCCAAGTTGTAATTCGACTTCACGCCATGATTGAGGACCTTCCCAAAGAACTGACAATTTCTTGGTCTGATTTGCCTTTAGGACAGGTACGTGGAATGCGTAATCGACTTGCGCACGGCTACCTTGATATTGATGAACAGATGCTCTGGAAAACCCTAGCAAACGACGCACTCCCCTTAATCACCGCCATACTTGCCCGAATTGAAGAGTGATTTACCCGCAGCAAGCATAGGAAACAGCGAGACCTTCTCTTCCGGCAAGTAGCCACGGCAAAGGATCTGAACGTTGAATCAACTATTCGAATTCTTCGAGTAGTTCGCCAAGCCAAAATCCTGTCACCTGAAAAACCAGCTAGCCGCCCCCACTACAGATCTCGCAAAACTTTCGTGGCAAGATCGAAATTGCGAATCTAGCCTTCCGCGCACAGTTGTTTCAACGCCCCGAACAGTACATTTAGGCAGCTGTGAAGCGCTGGTTAGCGCCCTGGCGGGTCATGCCCAATACATCCCCGATCGCTTGCCATGTCTTGCCAGCGGTACGAGCCTTGGCTACTGCGGCATCTAGCCGCTTGTTAGCTGCGCGTAGCTCCATCTGAGCCACCGCTATCTGCGTGAGACAGGGGTCATCAACGGTATAAATAGGGTCCGGCCCCTCGCCGCCGTTCGCGTTTTCTACCTCATCGAGCATTTCTTCAATAGAACGGGTCATGAGAGATCACCTTTCATTCGTACGAACTTTTTACGAGCTTTCCTAGTATGGAAGATGCATTTTCACCACATTACGCACGGCGTGCAAATCTCGTTGCGCAACACGTTCAGTTCAAGCTTGCGCTCGACAACTTCGATCTCATCGCATTAGAAATCAAATTAGGCGAACTGCTTGGGAAACCGGTCGACATCATGTCGAGCAAATCAGAGGGATACGTTGCTGATTACGCGCGTTCCGAAGCAATAGAGATCACCCGTGGCGAACCATCATAATCTGAAGACACCAGCTTCTCGAACCAATCACGCCCCCACAATCGCGCGGATTTCCTCCACGTGCGCTTCCAGATCCGCGAGCGGCGTGCGGTAGGTCAGCGCACTGACCGAGATCGCCCCGTCCGGAACCGTGGTTGAGGAGAAGAAGTACGGAACAGCCAAGCAGTTAATACCGGTCTCATTTTCTTGGCGGTCTACCGCGTAGCCCTGCTCCTTAATGCGCAGCAACTCCCGGTAGAGCTCTTCCGGATCGGTCACCGTATGCTCGGTGCGGGCGGGGAAGCCCACCCGCTTCTCCAGCTCGCGTACGTCCTCAACACTGCGCACCCTATACGCAAACAACAGTTTCCCCACCGCGGTGGAGTGGATCGGATTTTCTCCACCGATACGCGATGTCAGTTTCACGGGCCCGAGGATAGGATCCTTTTTCGCCCGGTAGATAACGCGATCCGCTTCCAGAGTCGCGTAGTGGGCGGTCTCCCCGAAGCGTTCCACCAACCGCTCCAAAATGGGGCCAACCCGCTCATCATTACTCCACGCCTCGAGATTACGTAACGCTAGGCGCACATAATTGCCTCCAAGGACGTACGTCCCGTCGGCACGCTGATCGGCCAATCCGGCCCGCCGCAAAGCCGCCAAACCCCGATGAACAGTAGGTTTTGGGGAGTCTACCGCCCGCGCAAGCTCCTCGAGCGAGGCTCCGCGCACCCGCTCCCCCAAAGCCACCAAAATGGCGAGAACTCGGTCAGAACCCACCAATTTTTTGCTCTGCTCACCCATATCGCCCCTATCGGCTAGACTCATAACTGTTCCACTTATCGAATTGCATTCCATTTATTGGAACTGCCCAGCGTGGGGCACGCCGCGGAAAGCGACGGCACTTCGGCTTGGAACACCACGCAATCCGGCATCGTCGCTTGTGTAGATTTGAGAGGTCATCATGACACCCCTTCTTGCTATGCCGCTAGGAACATTACCAGCGGTCTTCCCCATGGAGGCGGAAACCGCCTCCGCTCACCCGGGCGTTCTTGTGGCCGCGGCCCTCCTGGGTATTGCCACCATCGTTGTTCTCATCACCGTCTGCAAGGTCCACCCCTTCCTTTCCCTCATGTTTGGATCGGTGGTCATGGCCCTTGTGGCCGGTGTTCCCCTCCTTGATGTTTTCGATTCCTTCACCAAGGGCCTGGGCAGCACCGTCGGCTCCGTTGGTGTTCTCATCGTGCTTGGCTCCATGATTGGCGCACTCCTCATCAAATCCGGGGGTGCGGATACCATCGTTGATTCGATTATCGGGCGCACCAGCACCAAGAAGCTCCCCTGGGCTATGGCACTGATTGCGTTCATTATCGGAATCCCGCTCTTCTTCGAGGTCGGCGTGGTTCTGCTTATTCCGGTCGTCCTCATGGTCGCCCGTAAGTCCCATGTTAACGTGTTGCTCATTGGCGTGCCGGCCCTGGCCGGCCTGGTCTGCCTGCACGGCTTCGTTCCTCCGCACCCCGGCCCGCTTATCGCCATTGATGCGCTGGGCGCGAACCTTGGCCTCACCCTGGGCATCGGCCTCATTATCGCCATCCCGGCCGTTATTATCGGCGGGCCGCTGGTGGCGCCCATGATGGCCCGTGCTATCCCCGATCTGCAGCCCAAGGAACTCATTTCCACCGATGAACCGGTCCCGGCCGAACACCGCCCCGGCTTCTTCGCGTCGATCATGATCGTGCTGCTGCCGGTTATCCTCATGATGCTGCGCTCCGTCGTAGAAATGACCGGCCTGAATGTTCCCGTTCTTACCACGGCGCTGCTCTTCCTGGGCGAACCTGTTGTCGCGCTGCTGTCCTCCGTGATTTACGGCGCCTTTGCGCTGGGGATGCGCGGCGGACGCGGCCTGCAAGGCGTCTCCGATATTATCGGCTCCTCACTCCCGCCCATCGCCGGAATCCTCCTCATCGTGGGTGCCGGTGGCGGTTTCAAGCAAACCCTCGTCGATTCGGGTATCGCGGATGTGATCGGTAACTGGCTTTCCGGCCTGCCGCTCTCTCCGCTCCTGGCGGCCTGGCTGGTGGCGGTCTTCATCCGCCTGGCTACCGGCTCCGCCACCGTCGCCACGATTACCGCGGCCGGCCTGGTGGCACACCTGGCCGAAGGCATGGAACCCATTTCCCTGGCCCTCATGGTTCTCGCCATCGGCGCCGGCTCCCTCTTCATGTCCCACGTGAATGACGCGGGCTTCTGGCTGGTCAAGGAATACTTCGGCATGACGGTCGGCCAAACCTTCAAGACCTGGTCCGCCCTCACCACGATTATTTCGATTGTCGGAATCGTCATGGTTGAGATCATTCACCTCTTCGTCTAGGAAAGGAGCTCCCCCACCATGGAAAACCCGCAATTCATTTGCCCTACGGTCACGGCCTTCGATACCAACCTCAATATCGACGCCGCAACCAACCGGCAGCTGTGGGACCGGCTCATCACGGGAGGCGTTGATGGCATCCTCGTTGCCGGCTCCATCGGCGAGTTCTTCGCCCTCACCTACGAACAGAAGCTTGAGCTGGTCAAGCTTGCCGCGCAGCACATTAATGGCCGGGTGGAGCTGCTGGCCGGCACCGGGATGAACTCCCTCCCGGAAACCATCGCGCTCTCGCGTGATGCACTGGAAGCGGGAGCGGACGTCGTCGCCCTTATTACCCCGTACTACTTCACCCTGGGTGAGGAAGCGCTCTTTGATTATTACGCGGCCTGCGCGCAGGCGATTGACGGCAAGATTCTGCTCTACAATTTCCCGGCTCGAACCGGGAACGATATTGGCCCGGAGTTGCTGCGGCGCCTGGTGGATGAGTTCCCGAATATCGTCGGTATTAAGGACACCGTCACGGAGCTCTCCCATACCCGCGCGCTGATTCAGGCGGTGCGCCCGCGGCATCCCGATTTCCGCTTCCTGGCCGGTTTCGATGAGAACTTCTACTATACGCTGCTCAGCGGTGGAAACGGAGCAATTTCCGGGCTGGCAAATGTGTACCCGGAGGTGACATCCGCCTGGGTACGCGCGGCGCGCGAAGGTAATGCGGCCACGCTGGAGCGCATGCAAAAGCTCATGAATCACCTGGCGAATATTTACACTATCGCCCCGGTTTTCGTGCCCGTCATCAAGGAAGCGATCCACCAGCGCGGCGTCGCCCTATCCACGGCGTGCCGTGCCACCCCAACAGGGTTGACCGCGGCGGAAAAGGAGGCGGTCGCGGCCCTGCTTGCTCGCGCCGATGAACTAATCGCCGCGGCGGGGCTCCCGGCCGAGGGGAGTTCCGCTCTTCCGTCCAGCACCCTCCCGTCCACCGACCGCTAGAAACACAGCAGAGGAGACAACTATGCGCCTCGAAGATATTTACGAGGAACAGCCACCAGAATTTTACGAAACTCGCACGCACGCGGAAGGGCCCAGCGGCAAGCTCCCGCTCACGGAAGATTTCTTGCGCAATGCGCCTTCGGGATACATTTTCTCGATGACGCAGGGCCGCGGCATGGGTTGGGAAGCCGATGACCTCGCCAATGACGACATCATGATGATCTCCACCCTCGGCGGCCTGCGCGATGCGGACGGCAATCCCACGGCCCTCGGCCTGCACACCGGGCATTTCGAGCTCGGCATGCTGCTGGACGAAGCGGCCAAGGAATTCAAGCGGCTCGACCATATTCCGTACGCGACTTTTGTGTCCGATCCGTGTGATGGGCGCTCCCAGGGCACCACCGGAATGTTTGACTCGCTTCCGTATCGGAACGACGCCGCAATGGTCTTCCGCCGCCAGATCAGATCGCTCCCCACCCGCACCGCGGTGCTGGGCGTGGCCTCGTGTGACAAGGGCCTGCCGGCCCTCATGATGGCGCTCGTT encodes:
- a CDS encoding HepT-like ribonuclease domain-containing protein; the encoded protein is MAPPTDPRIVAEALNELADTVTYIISHGKDTFLARSAESELLYLASCQVVIRLHAMIEDLPKELTISWSDLPLGQVRGMRNRLAHGYLDIDEQMLWKTLANDALPLITAILARIEE
- a CDS encoding IclR family transcriptional regulator; translation: MSLADRGDMGEQSKKLVGSDRVLAILVALGERVRGASLEELARAVDSPKPTVHRGLAALRRAGLADQRADGTYVLGGNYVRLALRNLEAWSNDERVGPILERLVERFGETAHYATLEADRVIYRAKKDPILGPVKLTSRIGGENPIHSTAVGKLLFAYRVRSVEDVRELEKRVGFPARTEHTVTDPEELYRELLRIKEQGYAVDRQENETGINCLAVPYFFSSTTVPDGAISVSALTYRTPLADLEAHVEEIRAIVGA
- a CDS encoding GntP family permease: MTPLLAMPLGTLPAVFPMEAETASAHPGVLVAAALLGIATIVVLITVCKVHPFLSLMFGSVVMALVAGVPLLDVFDSFTKGLGSTVGSVGVLIVLGSMIGALLIKSGGADTIVDSIIGRTSTKKLPWAMALIAFIIGIPLFFEVGVVLLIPVVLMVARKSHVNVLLIGVPALAGLVCLHGFVPPHPGPLIAIDALGANLGLTLGIGLIIAIPAVIIGGPLVAPMMARAIPDLQPKELISTDEPVPAEHRPGFFASIMIVLLPVILMMLRSVVEMTGLNVPVLTTALLFLGEPVVALLSSVIYGAFALGMRGGRGLQGVSDIIGSSLPPIAGILLIVGAGGGFKQTLVDSGIADVIGNWLSGLPLSPLLAAWLVAVFIRLATGSATVATITAAGLVAHLAEGMEPISLALMVLAIGAGSLFMSHVNDAGFWLVKEYFGMTVGQTFKTWSALTTIISIVGIVMVEIIHLFV
- a CDS encoding dihydrodipicolinate synthase family protein; its protein translation is MENPQFICPTVTAFDTNLNIDAATNRQLWDRLITGGVDGILVAGSIGEFFALTYEQKLELVKLAAQHINGRVELLAGTGMNSLPETIALSRDALEAGADVVALITPYYFTLGEEALFDYYAACAQAIDGKILLYNFPARTGNDIGPELLRRLVDEFPNIVGIKDTVTELSHTRALIQAVRPRHPDFRFLAGFDENFYYTLLSGGNGAISGLANVYPEVTSAWVRAAREGNAATLERMQKLMNHLANIYTIAPVFVPVIKEAIHQRGVALSTACRATPTGLTAAEKEAVAALLARADELIAAAGLPAEGSSALPSSTLPSTDR